Proteins encoded together in one Peribacillus asahii window:
- a CDS encoding zinc metallopeptidase: protein MFFVYLAIIILIPIYAQMKVKSTYKKYSQVAASSGMTGAETARAILDQNGLYHVRVEETPGVLSDHYDPRDKTVRLSTDNYHGHSVAGVSVAAHEVGHAIQDQEGYAFLRIRHALVPVANFGSNISWILILIGMLASMSGLLLAGIIFMAAAVLFQIVTLPVEFNASSRAMDQVVALGVIRNDEERETKKVLNAAAMTYVAAALVAVLELVRLILVYTGMRSED from the coding sequence ATGTTTTTCGTTTATTTGGCGATTATTATTTTAATCCCGATTTATGCACAAATGAAAGTTAAAAGTACGTATAAGAAGTATTCACAAGTTGCTGCATCTTCAGGAATGACGGGGGCTGAAACAGCACGGGCAATTCTCGATCAGAACGGCCTTTATCATGTACGCGTAGAGGAAACGCCAGGGGTGTTATCTGATCACTATGATCCACGTGATAAAACAGTTCGTTTGTCAACAGATAACTATCATGGACATTCTGTAGCTGGTGTGTCAGTTGCTGCTCATGAGGTTGGCCATGCGATTCAAGATCAAGAAGGTTATGCATTTCTTCGTATTCGCCATGCATTAGTACCGGTTGCGAATTTCGGGTCAAATATATCGTGGATTTTGATTTTAATTGGGATGCTTGCAAGTATGTCAGGCTTGCTGCTTGCTGGTATTATCTTTATGGCAGCAGCTGTATTGTTTCAAATTGTGACGCTTCCGGTAGAATTTAACGCCTCTTCACGAGCAATGGACCAAGTCGTCGCTTTAGGAGTTATTCGCAATGATGAAGAGCGTGAAACGAAAAAAGTTTTAAATGCTGCCGCTATGACGTATGTAGCAGCTGCGTTAGTCGCTGTACTAGAATTAGTTCGTTTAATTTTAGTGTATACGGGTATGAGAAGCGAAGATTAA
- the ypjB gene encoding sporulation protein YpjB translates to MLKKILLCIIALLIVIQHPAFGQTSSSLEQLDALSDKALEMTKLKRYEDSEAMLTHFSDVFLQLTAEESIFDMDELRIITVAHNEALGAVQDEEITDSEKVNAVTKFRLVIDAVKSTHQPLWTNMESSMMDTFSQTKEAALQQNADKVEEELSTLFAQYDMIYPSLKVDLSSETIQQLDTRIHFLNQTRTDLMTDQQAQRELDALRYDLESIFENMEEDEADPSLWWVIITTGSIIISTLSYVGWKKYAAGKNEIKTRKKQDDEY, encoded by the coding sequence ATGCTTAAAAAAATCTTATTATGCATCATCGCATTATTAATTGTGATCCAACATCCTGCTTTTGGACAAACCTCTTCAAGTTTAGAGCAATTAGATGCTCTTTCTGATAAGGCGCTTGAAATGACAAAACTAAAGCGATATGAAGATTCAGAAGCCATGTTAACGCATTTTTCAGATGTATTTTTACAGTTAACGGCAGAAGAATCGATTTTTGATATGGATGAATTACGTATTATAACAGTAGCTCATAACGAGGCGTTAGGCGCGGTTCAGGATGAGGAGATTACTGATAGTGAGAAGGTTAACGCCGTAACTAAGTTCCGTTTAGTCATTGATGCTGTTAAATCGACTCACCAACCACTGTGGACGAACATGGAATCTTCGATGATGGATACATTTAGTCAAACAAAAGAAGCAGCTCTTCAACAAAATGCCGATAAGGTTGAAGAAGAACTGTCTACATTATTTGCTCAATACGATATGATTTATCCGAGCTTGAAGGTGGATTTATCATCGGAAACGATTCAGCAATTGGATACACGCATTCATTTTCTTAATCAAACGCGCACAGACTTAATGACTGATCAACAGGCTCAGCGTGAATTAGACGCACTTCGCTATGATTTAGAATCAATTTTTGAAAATATGGAAGAGGATGAAGCAGATCCATCTCTGTGGTGGGTTATTATAACGACAGGAAGCATTATTATTAGTACACTTTCTTATGTTGGGTGGAAAAAATATGCTGCTGGTAAAAATGAAATTAAAACACGAAAGAAACAAGATGATGAATACTAG
- a CDS encoding nucleotide pyrophosphohydrolase: MDKPKTMQEMQAEVDQYISQFKEGYFSPLAMLARLSEELGELAREVNHYYGEKPKKATEEANTIDNELADMLFVIICFANSLGIDLQKSHDQVMHKFATRDKDRWTKLED; this comes from the coding sequence ATGGACAAGCCAAAAACGATGCAAGAAATGCAAGCTGAAGTTGACCAATATATTAGTCAATTTAAGGAAGGATATTTTAGTCCGTTAGCGATGCTAGCGCGTTTATCGGAAGAACTTGGTGAATTAGCAAGAGAAGTTAATCATTATTATGGAGAAAAGCCAAAGAAAGCGACAGAAGAGGCTAATACAATTGACAATGAATTAGCGGACATGCTATTTGTGATTATTTGCTTCGCCAATTCACTAGGCATAGACTTACAAAAGTCACACGATCAAGTCATGCATAAATTTGCAACACGTGACAAAGACAGATGGACAAAATTAGAAGACTAG
- the aroA gene encoding 3-phosphoshikimate 1-carboxyvinyltransferase: MLQTDIQSLRGEIAVPGDKSVSHRSIMFGALANGETIVTNFLPGADCLSTIACFQKMGITIEQTGKQVRVIGKGFKGLTEPSEVLDVGNSGTTIRLMMGILAGQNFSATLAGDYSIAKRTMKRVVEPLREMGAAIDGRNNGEFTPLHIRGGSLKPIRYKLPVASAQVKSAILLAGLQAEGETVVIEPEETRDHTERMIRQFGGQVVKEGQEIKVQGNQVLTGTEIYVPGDISSAAFFMVAAAITPNSEVVLKNVGLNPTRVGIIEVMQKMGADITVEELPSKGEPIGTITVRSSKLKGTTVSGELIPRLIDEIPIIALLATQAESTTVIQDAAELKVKETNRIDTVAHELSILGADVKPTDDGLIIQGGTPLHGGEVTSHGDHRIGMMLAVAGLIAKGKIELHDPAAINVSYPEFFEHLGQLI, encoded by the coding sequence ATATTGCAAACAGACATACAATCATTACGTGGAGAAATTGCCGTTCCGGGCGACAAATCTGTCTCGCATCGTTCCATTATGTTTGGAGCCCTTGCTAATGGGGAAACAATTGTTACAAACTTTCTTCCTGGTGCAGATTGCTTAAGCACAATCGCTTGTTTTCAAAAGATGGGGATTACGATTGAACAGACGGGCAAGCAGGTTCGTGTGATTGGAAAAGGGTTTAAAGGATTAACAGAACCAAGTGAAGTGCTCGACGTTGGTAATTCTGGAACTACAATACGATTGATGATGGGGATTTTAGCTGGACAAAACTTCTCTGCTACATTAGCAGGTGATTATTCAATTGCTAAGCGAACAATGAAGCGAGTTGTTGAACCGCTTCGAGAAATGGGCGCTGCTATTGATGGTAGAAATAATGGGGAATTCACTCCGCTTCACATTCGTGGAGGAAGTTTAAAACCAATTCGCTATAAGCTTCCAGTTGCTAGTGCTCAAGTAAAATCTGCTATTTTGTTAGCAGGCTTGCAGGCTGAAGGAGAAACGGTCGTTATTGAGCCAGAAGAAACGCGTGACCATACAGAGCGAATGATTCGTCAGTTTGGCGGACAAGTGGTAAAAGAAGGTCAAGAGATTAAAGTGCAAGGTAATCAAGTGCTCACAGGTACTGAAATTTATGTGCCGGGAGATATTTCATCTGCTGCTTTCTTCATGGTCGCTGCCGCTATTACACCAAATAGCGAAGTAGTGTTGAAAAATGTCGGACTTAATCCGACACGAGTAGGAATTATTGAAGTTATGCAAAAGATGGGGGCGGATATTACGGTTGAAGAGCTTCCGTCAAAAGGTGAACCAATTGGTACGATTACCGTTCGCAGTTCGAAGCTTAAAGGCACGACAGTAAGTGGAGAGTTAATCCCGCGTTTAATTGATGAAATCCCTATTATCGCTCTTTTAGCAACACAAGCTGAAAGTACGACCGTTATACAAGATGCAGCTGAATTGAAAGTGAAAGAAACGAATCGTATTGACACGGTTGCTCATGAGTTATCGATATTAGGGGCGGATGTGAAACCGACGGATGATGGTTTAATTATTCAAGGCGGCACACCGCTTCACGGTGGAGAGGTAACGAGTCATGGTGACCATCGAATCGGCATGATGCTTGCTGTTGCTGGTTTAATTGCTAAAGGAAAAATTGAATTGCATGACCCTGCTGCAATTAATGTATCCTATCCAGAGTTTTTCGAGCATTTAGGACAGTTGATTTAA
- the qcrB gene encoding menaquinol-cytochrome c reductase cytochrome b subunit, translated as MLTKIYDWVDERLDITPLWRDIADHEVPEHVNPAHHFSAFVYCFGGLTFFITVIQILSGMFLTMYYVPDIKNAWESVYYLQNEVAFGQIVRGMHHWGASLVIVMMFLHTLRVFFQGAYKKPRELNWIVGVLIFFIMLALGLTGYLLPWDMKALFATKVTLTIVDSVPLIGPAMKTLIAGDATIIGAQTLTRFFAIHVFFLPAALFALLAAHFLMIRKQGISGPL; from the coding sequence TTGTTAACAAAAATTTATGATTGGGTTGACGAACGTTTAGATATTACGCCGCTATGGCGGGATATAGCTGACCATGAGGTTCCAGAGCATGTGAATCCTGCCCATCATTTTTCAGCATTCGTTTATTGTTTTGGGGGATTAACATTTTTTATTACCGTTATTCAAATTCTTTCAGGTATGTTTTTAACAATGTACTATGTGCCTGACATTAAAAATGCATGGGAATCGGTTTATTATTTACAAAATGAAGTGGCTTTTGGCCAAATTGTCCGTGGAATGCACCACTGGGGAGCGAGTTTAGTCATTGTTATGATGTTCCTACATACTCTTCGTGTGTTTTTCCAAGGAGCTTATAAAAAACCACGTGAATTAAATTGGATAGTAGGCGTTTTAATCTTTTTCATTATGTTAGCTTTAGGTTTAACAGGTTATTTATTGCCATGGGATATGAAAGCATTATTTGCGACAAAAGTAACATTAACAATTGTAGATTCTGTGCCATTGATTGGCCCGGCTATGAAAACGTTAATAGCTGGAGATGCAACGATTATTGGGGCACAAACATTGACTCGATTCTTCGCCATTCATGTGTTCTTCTTACCAGCCGCTCTTTTTGCTTTATTAGCTGCTCACTTTTTGATGATTCGTAAACAAGGAATTTCTGGTCCACTGTAA
- a CDS encoding menaquinol-cytochrome c reductase cytochrome b/c subunit — translation MHRGKGMKFVGDSRIPATGRKPNIPKDYSEYPGKTEAFWPNFLLKEWMVGAVFLVGYLCLTVAHPSPLERIADPTDTAYIPLPDWYFLFLYQLLKYTYASGPYNIIGALVIPGLAFGALLLAPFIDRGPERRPAKRPFAVGFMLLALSGIVYLTWESAAHHDWEASKKQGAIIEGAEFDKESEGYQLLDANGCISCHGAELTGGAAAPSLVDTGLTPEEIANIAVKGQGGMPAGMFKGSDEELEKLAEFVSSLTAK, via the coding sequence ATGCACCGTGGGAAAGGGATGAAATTCGTTGGAGATTCTCGAATTCCTGCAACGGGTCGTAAACCGAATATTCCGAAAGACTATTCCGAATATCCAGGAAAAACAGAAGCATTTTGGCCAAATTTCCTTTTAAAAGAATGGATGGTAGGAGCGGTTTTTCTTGTCGGTTATTTATGTTTAACAGTCGCACATCCATCTCCGTTAGAGAGAATTGCGGACCCGACGGACACAGCATATATTCCATTACCTGACTGGTACTTTTTATTTCTTTATCAATTATTGAAATACACGTATGCGTCAGGCCCTTACAATATTATTGGAGCGCTTGTAATTCCTGGTTTAGCCTTCGGGGCGTTATTACTTGCACCATTTATCGATCGTGGTCCAGAGCGAAGACCGGCTAAACGTCCATTTGCGGTAGGATTTATGCTGCTGGCACTATCGGGAATTGTGTATTTAACTTGGGAGTCAGCGGCTCACCATGACTGGGAAGCTTCTAAAAAGCAAGGAGCTATTATAGAAGGAGCGGAGTTTGATAAAGAAAGCGAAGGTTATCAATTACTTGATGCCAACGGCTGTATTAGCTGTCATGGAGCTGAATTAACGGGCGGGGCAGCTGCACCGAGTTTAGTAGATACTGGTTTAACACCTGAAGAAATCGCAAATATTGCGGTTAAAGGTCAGGGTGGGATGCCAGCTGGAATGTTTAAAGGAAGCGATGAAGAATTAGAGAAATTAGCTGAGTTCGTTTCGAGTTTGACAGCAAAATAA
- a CDS encoding ReoY family proteolytic degradation factor, with the protein MAAPVSVNEKKDFIRWFLNHYQLKRRECVWILNYLMSHDQLMKKVHFVESAQYCPRGLIMSTHCVDEVPFRFYKANIMTTDAEKSFHDIRLNRDEEIFIQLNFKSAYSSHQYAAVLEENPYMPKSKIANEKDQQLVEQFLENSIVSFQRERLLKKIDEALDQHDEEAFKSLTKKLHSLKVDLK; encoded by the coding sequence ATGGCTGCCCCTGTTTCTGTGAACGAGAAGAAGGATTTTATTCGCTGGTTTTTAAATCATTATCAATTGAAGCGTAGGGAATGTGTGTGGATTTTAAATTATTTGATGAGTCATGATCAATTGATGAAGAAAGTGCATTTTGTTGAAAGTGCCCAATACTGTCCGCGTGGATTGATTATGTCGACTCATTGTGTCGATGAAGTACCATTTAGATTTTATAAAGCTAATATTATGACTACAGATGCTGAAAAATCTTTTCATGATATTCGACTAAACCGTGATGAAGAAATTTTTATTCAACTTAATTTTAAGTCTGCCTACTCCTCTCATCAATATGCGGCAGTGTTAGAAGAAAATCCTTATATGCCTAAATCCAAAATTGCTAATGAAAAAGATCAACAGCTAGTTGAACAATTTTTAGAAAACAGTATCGTCTCTTTCCAAAGGGAGCGCCTCCTTAAAAAGATTGATGAAGCACTTGATCAGCATGATGAAGAAGCGTTTAAGAGTTTAACGAAAAAACTTCATTCTTTAAAAGTTGACTTAAAATGA
- a CDS encoding DUF1405 domain-containing protein, with translation MNWMYSILASKQILLLLLLVNIFGTIYGYIWYGNQLTETPDIFLAFVPDSPTASLFFVFVLFAFVLKTNWGLMEALAIITLFKYGIWAVVMNILTLITTGWLPWEGYMLIASHLGMAVQGVLYAPFYRIKLWHLIVAAIWTIHNEMIDYVFKMMPRYGDLMQYMDAIGYFTFWLSLFSIFVGWYFGYRKDRLALRI, from the coding sequence ATGAATTGGATGTATAGTATACTAGCTAGCAAGCAAATCCTTCTGCTGCTATTACTAGTTAATATTTTTGGAACAATCTATGGGTATATATGGTATGGGAATCAATTGACAGAAACGCCTGATATCTTTTTGGCCTTTGTACCAGACAGCCCAACAGCTAGTTTATTTTTTGTCTTTGTCTTGTTTGCTTTTGTACTTAAAACAAATTGGGGCCTTATGGAGGCTTTAGCGATTATAACATTGTTTAAGTATGGAATATGGGCTGTTGTGATGAATATATTAACGCTTATAACAACAGGATGGTTGCCATGGGAAGGCTATATGTTAATTGCCTCTCATTTAGGGATGGCGGTTCAAGGTGTGTTATATGCTCCTTTTTATCGCATCAAGCTTTGGCATCTCATTGTCGCCGCCATTTGGACGATTCATAATGAGATGATTGATTATGTGTTTAAAATGATGCCGCGTTATGGGGATTTAATGCAGTATATGGATGCTATTGGCTATTTTACATTTTGGCTTAGTTTATTTTCTATTTTTGTTGGCTGGTATTTTGGCTATCGTAAAGATCGCTTGGCCCTTAGGATTTAG
- a CDS encoding ubiquinol-cytochrome c reductase iron-sulfur subunit, with amino-acid sequence MSKRNVSRRQFLNYTLTGVGGFMAAGMLMPMVRFAVDPVLAGGGESDFIATKQKVKDLSTEPTRVDFSFTQVDGWYESEVTNTAWVYKTKDGKIVALSPICKHLGCTVDWGGDKEHPDQFFCPCHYGRYTKDGMNVKGTPPISPLDVFTTKEKDGILYLGQLKPHGEA; translated from the coding sequence ATGAGCAAGCGCAATGTTTCGCGTCGTCAATTCCTTAATTACACACTAACTGGTGTAGGTGGTTTTATGGCAGCAGGTATGTTAATGCCAATGGTTCGATTTGCAGTTGATCCCGTTCTTGCGGGAGGTGGTGAATCAGACTTTATTGCCACAAAACAAAAAGTTAAAGATCTTAGTACCGAACCAACACGAGTGGACTTCAGTTTTACCCAAGTTGATGGCTGGTATGAATCAGAGGTAACAAACACAGCTTGGGTGTATAAAACCAAGGATGGCAAGATTGTAGCCTTATCGCCTATCTGTAAACATTTAGGATGTACAGTAGACTGGGGCGGTGACAAAGAACATCCAGACCAATTTTTCTGTCCTTGTCATTATGGGCGGTATACAAAAGACGGGATGAATGTGAAAGGAACACCACCGATTAGTCCACTTGATGTTTTTACAACAAAAGAGAAAGATGGAATTCTTTATTTAGGTCAACTAAAACCACATGGGGAGGCGTAA
- the dapB gene encoding 4-hydroxy-tetrahydrodipicolinate reductase → MANIKVIVAGPRGRMGLEAVKLVHNTEHFDLVAVIDRKHNGENLSDVEGFQGIDAPIFSDIKECFSKVEADVLVDLTTPEVGMYHTETALQYGIRPVVGTTGFTKEDLAKLDALTKEKGLGCIIAPNFAIGAILMMKFSQMAAKYFKDVEIIEMHHDQKLDAPSGTAAKTADLISSVREAKVQGHPSEKETIPGARGADVEGMRIHSVRLPGLVAHQQVLFGSAGELLTVRHDSFNRGSFMSGVKLSVETIMNLDVLVYGLENIIE, encoded by the coding sequence ATGGCAAATATTAAAGTAATCGTAGCAGGTCCACGCGGGAGAATGGGCTTGGAAGCAGTGAAATTAGTACATAATACGGAACATTTTGATCTTGTAGCCGTTATTGATCGCAAACATAATGGGGAAAATCTTTCCGATGTAGAAGGTTTTCAAGGAATTGATGCGCCTATTTTTTCTGATATAAAAGAATGTTTTTCAAAAGTGGAAGCAGATGTACTAGTTGATTTAACAACACCAGAAGTAGGGATGTATCATACGGAAACAGCTTTGCAATATGGCATTCGTCCAGTCGTTGGAACGACTGGTTTTACAAAAGAGGATTTAGCTAAGCTTGATGCCTTAACGAAGGAAAAAGGGTTAGGCTGTATCATTGCCCCTAACTTTGCCATTGGTGCTATTCTTATGATGAAATTTTCGCAAATGGCTGCTAAGTATTTTAAAGATGTAGAGATTATTGAAATGCATCATGATCAAAAGCTGGATGCTCCATCAGGAACAGCAGCTAAAACAGCAGATTTAATCTCTTCTGTTCGTGAAGCAAAAGTTCAAGGACACCCAAGTGAAAAAGAAACGATTCCAGGAGCACGTGGTGCAGATGTGGAAGGGATGCGTATCCATAGCGTTCGCTTGCCTGGTCTTGTTGCACATCAACAAGTGTTATTTGGAAGCGCTGGTGAGTTATTAACGGTTCGTCATGATTCTTTTAACCGCGGTTCATTTATGTCGGGTGTAAAGCTTTCTGTTGAGACGATTATGAATCTTGATGTGCTTGTCTATGGTTTAGAAAATATTATCGAGTAA
- a CDS encoding YitT family protein, which translates to MNHSLRIKNIVLILLGAAIFAFGLVHFNMQNNLAEGGFTGLTLIIYQLTGFKPSYSNLLLNIPLFIIGWKYLGRTAFYYTIIGTVGLSFWLWIFERYQIPMALGNDLMLVSLFAGVSIGVGLGIIFRYGGTTGGVDIIARFANRYFGIGIGRAMFMFDAMVIGLSILTYLSYREAMYTLVAVFIGARVIDFIQEGAYSARGAIIISEKNVEISKKIMKEMDRGVTVLNGYGSFTKQQREVLYCVVSKNELFRLKNVITSIDPHAFVSVSEVHDVLGEGFTLDENKNPLHS; encoded by the coding sequence ATGAACCATAGCTTACGAATCAAAAATATTGTATTGATCCTGTTAGGAGCAGCCATTTTTGCATTTGGCTTAGTTCACTTTAATATGCAAAATAATTTAGCGGAAGGCGGATTCACCGGTCTCACTCTGATTATATATCAATTAACTGGATTCAAACCTTCTTATTCAAACTTGCTTTTAAATATTCCTCTTTTTATTATTGGGTGGAAGTATTTAGGCAGAACTGCTTTTTATTATACCATTATTGGTACGGTCGGCTTATCTTTCTGGCTCTGGATTTTCGAACGCTACCAAATTCCGATGGCTCTTGGAAACGATTTAATGCTTGTCTCACTATTTGCTGGGGTATCTATCGGGGTTGGACTCGGCATTATTTTTCGTTACGGAGGAACAACAGGAGGAGTGGATATTATTGCCCGTTTTGCAAACCGCTATTTCGGGATTGGCATTGGACGAGCCATGTTTATGTTTGATGCGATGGTAATCGGTTTATCTATCCTGACTTATTTAAGTTATCGAGAAGCAATGTATACACTTGTTGCTGTTTTTATTGGAGCGCGGGTCATTGATTTTATTCAAGAAGGAGCCTACTCTGCACGTGGAGCCATCATTATCTCGGAAAAAAACGTGGAAATTTCTAAAAAAATAATGAAAGAGATGGATCGAGGGGTAACCGTCTTAAACGGATACGGTTCATTCACAAAACAACAACGAGAAGTTCTTTATTGCGTAGTCAGTAAAAATGAACTGTTTCGCCTGAAAAACGTTATTACTTCTATTGATCCACATGCCTTTGTTTCCGTTAGTGAAGTACATGATGTACTAGGAGAAGGGTTTACATTAGATGAAAATAAAAACCCGCTTCACTCATAA
- a CDS encoding tetratricopeptide repeat protein — translation MSSVDKVLQLLKKGELTEATSHINRITTMESAENILSLAEEISQLGFLDEAKRLYEHLLQLYPGEGELLISIAEILIDSDQEDEAMLMLEQISSDDEMYPSALLLEADLYQLQGMDEVSERKLLQAKDLLPSESIIDFALGELYYQQGRNQEAISAYIKVLEHEEEIGGVNLNQRLAEALSGAGKFEEALPYFEKALENHLEINTLFEYALTAYQAGMYQTAIRKFVELKELDREYHSMYLYLARAYEHLENVDEALKTVKEGIRADEYNKELYFFGGKLALKKGLDEEAEEFFKEALALDPGYLEATLTLLKLYMHQEKYEDALECMEEVRKYGEDDPQFDWIEAVSYQQLEQYEKALNSYHKAYNAFKHNEDFLEDYGFFLVEEGDRTTAREVFTALLQSNPANDEYVQILERLHEN, via the coding sequence ATGAGTTCAGTAGATAAAGTGTTACAACTTTTAAAAAAAGGGGAATTAACGGAAGCAACTTCACATATAAATCGAATAACAACAATGGAATCAGCGGAGAATATATTATCATTAGCTGAAGAAATCTCTCAATTAGGGTTCTTGGATGAAGCGAAGAGATTGTATGAACATTTGCTTCAATTATATCCAGGAGAAGGAGAATTGCTTATTTCGATTGCTGAGATTTTAATTGACAGTGATCAAGAAGATGAGGCAATGCTAATGCTTGAACAAATAAGCTCCGATGATGAGATGTATCCAAGTGCTCTTCTTTTGGAAGCCGATTTGTATCAGTTGCAGGGAATGGATGAAGTAAGTGAAAGAAAGTTGCTTCAAGCGAAAGACTTATTGCCTAGTGAGAGTATTATTGATTTTGCCCTAGGAGAGTTATATTATCAGCAAGGAAGAAATCAAGAAGCCATTTCAGCATACATAAAGGTATTAGAACATGAGGAAGAAATTGGTGGAGTGAATCTAAATCAACGTCTTGCTGAGGCATTAAGTGGGGCAGGAAAGTTCGAAGAGGCACTTCCATACTTTGAGAAGGCACTCGAAAATCATTTGGAAATTAATACGTTATTTGAGTATGCGCTGACTGCTTATCAAGCGGGAATGTATCAAACAGCCATCCGGAAATTTGTCGAATTGAAGGAGCTAGATCGTGAATATCACTCGATGTATTTATATTTAGCTCGTGCTTATGAACATCTTGAAAATGTTGACGAAGCACTAAAGACAGTAAAAGAAGGAATTCGAGCAGACGAGTATAATAAAGAGCTGTATTTCTTTGGCGGCAAGCTTGCTTTGAAAAAAGGATTAGACGAAGAAGCGGAAGAATTCTTCAAAGAAGCGTTAGCGCTTGACCCAGGTTATTTAGAAGCGACTCTTACTTTATTAAAATTGTATATGCACCAAGAAAAGTATGAAGATGCGCTTGAATGTATGGAAGAAGTACGAAAATACGGCGAAGATGACCCTCAATTTGATTGGATTGAAGCTGTCAGCTATCAACAATTAGAACAATATGAAAAGGCATTAAATAGTTATCATAAAGCATATAATGCATTTAAGCACAATGAAGATTTCTTAGAGGATTATGGTTTCTTTTTAGTAGAAGAAGGAGACCGTACTACAGCCAGAGAAGTATTTACTGCATTACTTCAAAGCAACCCTGCTAATGATGAATATGTACAAATCTTAGAGAGACTTCATGAGAACTAG
- a CDS encoding YpiF family protein, whose product MKWNATDVELYITAKEYVDTALVPLIPISFDDRMKQLSSMSEFLSILSTEIEKKFKGRILLIPTFHYVMDDEKKVEGLQIWERKLQQAEFNHIFFLTSDINWKKEESYLSSSLVWIPAINLESLPMEQAREVMKQQVEQIISLFMNEWEKGD is encoded by the coding sequence ATGAAATGGAATGCAACAGATGTCGAATTATATATAACAGCTAAAGAATATGTGGATACGGCGTTAGTGCCGCTTATTCCAATTTCCTTTGATGATCGAATGAAACAATTATCATCTATGAGTGAATTTCTATCCATTTTAAGTACGGAAATTGAAAAAAAATTTAAAGGTCGTATTTTATTAATTCCGACGTTTCATTATGTAATGGATGACGAAAAAAAGGTCGAAGGATTACAAATTTGGGAAAGGAAATTACAGCAAGCCGAATTTAACCACATTTTTTTCTTAACATCCGATATTAACTGGAAAAAAGAGGAGAGTTATCTGTCTAGTTCACTCGTTTGGATTCCAGCTATTAACTTAGAATCCTTGCCAATGGAACAGGCTAGAGAGGTAATGAAACAACAAGTAGAACAAATTATTTCCTTATTTATGAATGAATGGGAAAAAGGGGATTAA